A region from the Ctenopharyngodon idella isolate HZGC_01 chromosome 13, HZGC01, whole genome shotgun sequence genome encodes:
- the LOC127524616 gene encoding CD276 antigen-like isoform X1, protein MAVVRDMNLKVFCLSLLLFEALCFTEFEITVPRGPVTGFYGEVLILPCTFPVDSLDLSNTLISWQRGLDVVHSYHYSRDQLDRQNPHYVNRTSLFIQEMAGGNASLKLERVTLQDSGVYTCSISTNTGSQKKSFRVNIAAFYSEPRLQFSMLTDGVNLLVTSDGGYPSPELQWLMENSDITNQAQTHIMQDTQTGLYIVSSWIKVTEVTNSSLTFILNNKPLGQDIRREIQLYSDKSERQGACRCHGCFLLIPVILLLLLIVMGLLFVFIISRRREQTKLNYFTNMGLNSETQFLNGKFQQCIGA, encoded by the exons CTGAGTTTGAGATTACTGTGCCCAGAGGTCCTGTCACTGGGTTTTACGGAGAGGTGCTGATCCTCCCCTGCACCTTCCCTGTGGACTCGTTGGATCTGAGTAACACCCTGATCTCCTGGCAGCGTGGGCTGGATGTGGTTCACAGCTACCACTACAGTCGGGACCAGCTCGACCGTCAGAATCCTCATTATGTGAACCGCACCAGCCTGTTCATCCAGGAGATGGCAGGAGGAAACGCATCACTCAAACTGGAGAGAGTCACTCTGCAGGACTCTGGTGTGTACACCTGCTCCATCAGCACAAACACCGGCAGCCAGAAGAAGAGCTTTAGAGTGAATATTGCAG CGTTCTACTCTGAACCTCGTCTGCAGTTCTCCATGTTAACTGATGGAGTCAACCTGCTAGTGACATCAGATGGGGGCTACCCTTCTCCTGAACTGCAGTGGCTGATGGAAAACTCAGACATCACTAACCAGGCACAAACACACATCATGCAGGACACACAAACTGGACTTTACATTGTGTCTAGTTGGATAAAAGTCACTGAAGTCACAAACTCCTCTCTGACATTCATACTGAACAACAAACCTCTGGGTCAAGACATCAGAAGAGAGATCCAGCTGTACTCAG ATAAGAGTGAGAGACAAGGAGCATGTAGATGCCACGGATGCTTCTTATTGATCCCTGTtattctgctgctgctgctgatcgTGATGGGtttattgtttgtgttcattATAAGCAGAAGAAGAGAACAGACCAAACTAAATTACTTTACTAATATGGGACTCAACTCTGAAACCCAATTTCTGAATGGAAAATTTCAGCAGTGTATAGGAGCATAA